A genomic region of Colletes latitarsis isolate SP2378_abdomen chromosome 7, iyColLati1, whole genome shotgun sequence contains the following coding sequences:
- the LOC143344029 gene encoding uncharacterized protein LOC143344029 isoform X4 produces the protein MIKLTDVIMTSESPSPLQTSMPLVDYDVTDDARSGKITPTAPTIPVMSKLLNSGTTDTETIENAVPIAQTVLPVPEPRPKIERNGIDSETKKSVAQPNDDSCVVDCIYFTQQCCECMIL, from the exons ATGATAAAACTAACCGA TGTCATAATGACCAGCGAATCTCCATCGCCGCTGCAGACCTCTATGCCGCTGGTAGATTACGACGTAACAGATGATGCTCGTTCTGGTAAAATCACACCGACTGCACCTACTATTCCGGTGATGAGCAAACTTTTAAACAGTGGTACCACCGACACGGAGACGATCGAAAATGCGGTGCCGATCGCGCAGACCGTTCTACCGGTGCCCGAGCCACGACCGAAAATCGAAAGGAACGGAATCGATTCGGAAACGAAAAAGTCGGTCGCCCAACCCAACGACGACTCCTGTGTCGTGGATTGTATATACTTCACGCAGCAGTGCTGCGAATGCATGATACTTTAA
- the LOC143344029 gene encoding uncharacterized protein LOC143344029 isoform X2 encodes MRNGMITTRADVYTEEIPGTSNSVIMTSESPSPLQTSMPLVDYDVTDDARSGKITPTAPTIPVMSKLLNSGTTDTETIENAVPIAQTVLPVPEPRPKIERNGIDSETKKSVAQPNDDSCVVDCIYFTQQCCECMIL; translated from the exons ATGAGGAACGGGATGATTACCACGCGGGCTGATGTTTACACAGAAGAAATTCCCGGCACATCCAACAG TGTCATAATGACCAGCGAATCTCCATCGCCGCTGCAGACCTCTATGCCGCTGGTAGATTACGACGTAACAGATGATGCTCGTTCTGGTAAAATCACACCGACTGCACCTACTATTCCGGTGATGAGCAAACTTTTAAACAGTGGTACCACCGACACGGAGACGATCGAAAATGCGGTGCCGATCGCGCAGACCGTTCTACCGGTGCCCGAGCCACGACCGAAAATCGAAAGGAACGGAATCGATTCGGAAACGAAAAAGTCGGTCGCCCAACCCAACGACGACTCCTGTGTCGTGGATTGTATATACTTCACGCAGCAGTGCTGCGAATGCATGATACTTTAA
- the LOC143344029 gene encoding uncharacterized protein LOC143344029 isoform X3: MRFKNPLPQRGSYDVIMTSESPSPLQTSMPLVDYDVTDDARSGKITPTAPTIPVMSKLLNSGTTDTETIENAVPIAQTVLPVPEPRPKIERNGIDSETKKSVAQPNDDSCVVDCIYFTQQCCECMIL, translated from the exons ATGCGTTTTAAGAATCCATTGCCACAGCGTGGCTCCTACGA TGTCATAATGACCAGCGAATCTCCATCGCCGCTGCAGACCTCTATGCCGCTGGTAGATTACGACGTAACAGATGATGCTCGTTCTGGTAAAATCACACCGACTGCACCTACTATTCCGGTGATGAGCAAACTTTTAAACAGTGGTACCACCGACACGGAGACGATCGAAAATGCGGTGCCGATCGCGCAGACCGTTCTACCGGTGCCCGAGCCACGACCGAAAATCGAAAGGAACGGAATCGATTCGGAAACGAAAAAGTCGGTCGCCCAACCCAACGACGACTCCTGTGTCGTGGATTGTATATACTTCACGCAGCAGTGCTGCGAATGCATGATACTTTAA
- the LOC143344029 gene encoding uncharacterized protein LOC143344029 isoform X1, with the protein MAKQISFYSTLTSEEMSRMQPCMKARCVIMTSESPSPLQTSMPLVDYDVTDDARSGKITPTAPTIPVMSKLLNSGTTDTETIENAVPIAQTVLPVPEPRPKIERNGIDSETKKSVAQPNDDSCVVDCIYFTQQCCECMIL; encoded by the exons ATGGCGAAGCAAATATCATTTTATTCCACTCTGACGTCGGAAGAAATGAGTAGAATGCAACCTTGTATGAAAGCTAGGTG TGTCATAATGACCAGCGAATCTCCATCGCCGCTGCAGACCTCTATGCCGCTGGTAGATTACGACGTAACAGATGATGCTCGTTCTGGTAAAATCACACCGACTGCACCTACTATTCCGGTGATGAGCAAACTTTTAAACAGTGGTACCACCGACACGGAGACGATCGAAAATGCGGTGCCGATCGCGCAGACCGTTCTACCGGTGCCCGAGCCACGACCGAAAATCGAAAGGAACGGAATCGATTCGGAAACGAAAAAGTCGGTCGCCCAACCCAACGACGACTCCTGTGTCGTGGATTGTATATACTTCACGCAGCAGTGCTGCGAATGCATGATACTTTAA
- the Alpha-man-ib gene encoding alpha-Mannosidase class I b isoform X1: MFPPRDLGKTDYISLNIQESATFARGTSRSLWRQWNQLSRFQRNILYFVVITIILVIFYLLPGDNKNGVLDESDYNNIEVIQDTLKYEKAIEDIVVDNVNQEHKDGGEVIEEPEFQPEINQVDDDQIGEPPQPKPNPIKFNGPQNDRQKAIVAAFKHSWNGYKEYAWGHDNVKPISRKYYEWFGLGLTIVDSLDTMYMMGLNNEFSEARAWVDKNLVFTLNRDVNLFEVTIRVLGGLLSAYHLSGDKIFLNKAAQLGDRMMPAFSTSSGVPYSDVNLGTRTAHSPKWGPDSSTSEVTSIQLEFRDLSRNTGEPKYEEAVAKVSEHVHQLEKYDGLVPIFINANTGQFREYATITLGARGDSYYEYLLKQWLQTGKTINYLRDDYLSGISGTQKHLVKRTANNKYLFISELVGANKEIRPKMDHLTCYLGGTLALGAHHGLPSEHMDLANEIVKTCYQTYAIQPTFLAPEITYFNIQNVEEEKSMDMYVKINDAHNLLRPEFIESLFYMWYFTGNKTFQDWGWQIFQAFENYTKVEKGYTSIGNVRNVQNTRQQDLTESFWFAETLKYLYLLFDDTRQLIDLDRWIFNSEGHPLPIYKS, translated from the exons ATGTTTCCGCCGAGGGATCTAGGGAAAACAGATTATATTAGTTTAAATATCCaggaaagtgcaacttttgcgcGTGGAACATCACGTAGTCTTTGGAGG CAATGGAACCAGCTGTCAAGGTTTCAAAGAAATATCCTATACTTTGTAGTCATTACAATTATATTAGTTATATTTTATCTATTGCCTGGGGATAATAAGAATGGAGTTTTAGATGAAAGTGATTACAACAATATAGAAGTAATACAAGACACCCTTAAATACGAAAAG GCAATAGAAGATATTGTAGTAGATAATGTAAATCAGGAACATAAGGATGGTGGGGAGGTTATAGAAGAACCTGAATtccaaccagaaataaaccaagtGGACGACGATCAAATTGGAGAGCCACCTCAACCCAAGCCAAACCCAATTAAATTCAATG GCCCACAAAACGATAGACAAAAAGCCATAGTTGCAGCATTTAAACACTCATGGAATGGATATAAGGAATATGCTTGGGGCCATGACAATGTGAAGCCAATATCTAGAAAATACTATGAATGGTTTGGCTTAGGACTTACCATAGTTGATTCTCTTGACACTATGTATATGATGGGTTTAAATAATG AATTTTCAGAAGCCAGAGCATGGGTTGATAAGAATTTAGTGTTCACCCTAAATAGGGACGTTAATTTATTTGAAGTTACAATAAGGGTATTAGGAGGTCTATTATCAGCGTATCATCTCTCTGGCGATAAGATTTTCCTAAATAAAGCT GCACAATTAGGAGATCGAATGATGCCGGCATTTTCTACTTCGTCTGGTGTTCCTTATTCTGATGTAAATCTAGGCACTAGAACTGCGCATAGTCCTAAATGGGGTCCTGATAGTAGTACTAGCGAAGTCACTTCGATTCAATTAGAATTTCGAGATCTTAGTCGTAATACAGGAGAACCAAAATACGAG GAAGCAGTAGCAAAAGTCTCAGAACATGTACATCAGTTAGAAAAATACGACGGTTTAGTACCCATTTTCATTAATGCTAACACTGGACAGTTTAGAGAGTATGCAACAATTACGCTTGGCGCACGTGGTGATAGTTATTACGAATATCTATTGAAACAGTGGCTTCAAACTGGGAAGACCATTAATTA CCTACGGGATGATTATTTATCGGGCATTTCTGGGACTCAGAAGCATCTTGTCAAACGTACGGCGAACAATAAATATCTCTTTATCTCGGAACTAGTTGGGGCAAATAAAGAAATAAGACCAAAAATG GACCATCTTACGTGTTACTTAGGGGGCACATTAGCTTTAGGGGCACATCATGGTTTGCCGTCCGAACATATGGATCTTGCTAACGAAATTGTTAAAACTTGTTATCAAACATATGCAATCCAACCGACATTTCTTGCGCCAGAAATTACTTACTTTAATATTCag aatGTGGAGGAAGAGAAATCAATGGACATGTATGTAAAGATCAACGACGCGCATAATCTTTTGAGGCCAGAATTTATTGAAAGTTTGTTTTATATGTGGTATTTTACTGGAAATAAAACATTCCAAGATTGGGGATGGCAAATATTTCAA GCTTTCGAAAATTATACGAAAGTGGAAAAGGGTTACACGAGTATTGGTAACGTACGAAATGTTCAGAATACTCGGCAACAAGACTTAACAGAAAGTTTCTGGTTCGCCGAgactttaaaatatttgtatttgttATTCGATGATACAAGGCAATTAATAGATTTAGATAGATGGATATTTAATTCTGAAGGACATCCGCTGCCCATATACAAATCGTAA
- the Alpha-man-ib gene encoding alpha-Mannosidase class I b isoform X2: MFPPRDLGKTDYISLNIQESATFARGTSRSLWRQWNQLSRFQRNILYFVVITIILVIFYLLPGDNKNGVLDESDYNNIEAIEDIVVDNVNQEHKDGGEVIEEPEFQPEINQVDDDQIGEPPQPKPNPIKFNGPQNDRQKAIVAAFKHSWNGYKEYAWGHDNVKPISRKYYEWFGLGLTIVDSLDTMYMMGLNNEFSEARAWVDKNLVFTLNRDVNLFEVTIRVLGGLLSAYHLSGDKIFLNKAAQLGDRMMPAFSTSSGVPYSDVNLGTRTAHSPKWGPDSSTSEVTSIQLEFRDLSRNTGEPKYEEAVAKVSEHVHQLEKYDGLVPIFINANTGQFREYATITLGARGDSYYEYLLKQWLQTGKTINYLRDDYLSGISGTQKHLVKRTANNKYLFISELVGANKEIRPKMDHLTCYLGGTLALGAHHGLPSEHMDLANEIVKTCYQTYAIQPTFLAPEITYFNIQNVEEEKSMDMYVKINDAHNLLRPEFIESLFYMWYFTGNKTFQDWGWQIFQAFENYTKVEKGYTSIGNVRNVQNTRQQDLTESFWFAETLKYLYLLFDDTRQLIDLDRWIFNSEGHPLPIYKS, translated from the exons ATGTTTCCGCCGAGGGATCTAGGGAAAACAGATTATATTAGTTTAAATATCCaggaaagtgcaacttttgcgcGTGGAACATCACGTAGTCTTTGGAGG CAATGGAACCAGCTGTCAAGGTTTCAAAGAAATATCCTATACTTTGTAGTCATTACAATTATATTAGTTATATTTTATCTATTGCCTGGGGATAATAAGAATGGAGTTTTAGATGAAAGTGATTACAACAATATAGAA GCAATAGAAGATATTGTAGTAGATAATGTAAATCAGGAACATAAGGATGGTGGGGAGGTTATAGAAGAACCTGAATtccaaccagaaataaaccaagtGGACGACGATCAAATTGGAGAGCCACCTCAACCCAAGCCAAACCCAATTAAATTCAATG GCCCACAAAACGATAGACAAAAAGCCATAGTTGCAGCATTTAAACACTCATGGAATGGATATAAGGAATATGCTTGGGGCCATGACAATGTGAAGCCAATATCTAGAAAATACTATGAATGGTTTGGCTTAGGACTTACCATAGTTGATTCTCTTGACACTATGTATATGATGGGTTTAAATAATG AATTTTCAGAAGCCAGAGCATGGGTTGATAAGAATTTAGTGTTCACCCTAAATAGGGACGTTAATTTATTTGAAGTTACAATAAGGGTATTAGGAGGTCTATTATCAGCGTATCATCTCTCTGGCGATAAGATTTTCCTAAATAAAGCT GCACAATTAGGAGATCGAATGATGCCGGCATTTTCTACTTCGTCTGGTGTTCCTTATTCTGATGTAAATCTAGGCACTAGAACTGCGCATAGTCCTAAATGGGGTCCTGATAGTAGTACTAGCGAAGTCACTTCGATTCAATTAGAATTTCGAGATCTTAGTCGTAATACAGGAGAACCAAAATACGAG GAAGCAGTAGCAAAAGTCTCAGAACATGTACATCAGTTAGAAAAATACGACGGTTTAGTACCCATTTTCATTAATGCTAACACTGGACAGTTTAGAGAGTATGCAACAATTACGCTTGGCGCACGTGGTGATAGTTATTACGAATATCTATTGAAACAGTGGCTTCAAACTGGGAAGACCATTAATTA CCTACGGGATGATTATTTATCGGGCATTTCTGGGACTCAGAAGCATCTTGTCAAACGTACGGCGAACAATAAATATCTCTTTATCTCGGAACTAGTTGGGGCAAATAAAGAAATAAGACCAAAAATG GACCATCTTACGTGTTACTTAGGGGGCACATTAGCTTTAGGGGCACATCATGGTTTGCCGTCCGAACATATGGATCTTGCTAACGAAATTGTTAAAACTTGTTATCAAACATATGCAATCCAACCGACATTTCTTGCGCCAGAAATTACTTACTTTAATATTCag aatGTGGAGGAAGAGAAATCAATGGACATGTATGTAAAGATCAACGACGCGCATAATCTTTTGAGGCCAGAATTTATTGAAAGTTTGTTTTATATGTGGTATTTTACTGGAAATAAAACATTCCAAGATTGGGGATGGCAAATATTTCAA GCTTTCGAAAATTATACGAAAGTGGAAAAGGGTTACACGAGTATTGGTAACGTACGAAATGTTCAGAATACTCGGCAACAAGACTTAACAGAAAGTTTCTGGTTCGCCGAgactttaaaatatttgtatttgttATTCGATGATACAAGGCAATTAATAGATTTAGATAGATGGATATTTAATTCTGAAGGACATCCGCTGCCCATATACAAATCGTAA